In Saccharomyces cerevisiae S288C chromosome XV, complete sequence, the following proteins share a genomic window:
- the SNC2 gene encoding SNAP receptor SNC2 (Vesicle membrane receptor protein (v-SNARE); involved in the fusion between Golgi-derived secretory vesicles with the plasma membrane; Snc2p levels regulated by Vps45p; member of the synaptobrevin/VAMP family of R-type v-SNARE proteins; SNC2 has a paralog, SNC1, that arose from the whole genome duplication) yields MSSSVPYDPYVPPEESNSGANPNSQNKTAALRQEIDDTVGIMRDNINKVAERGERLTSIEDKADNLAISAQGFKRGANRVRKQMWWKDLKMRMCLFLVVIILLVVIIVPIVVHFS; encoded by the coding sequence ATGTCGTCATCAGTGCCATACGATCCATATGTGCCTCCAGAGGAGAGTAACTCAGGCGCAAACCCAAATTCCCAAAACAAGACTGCTGCTTTGAGACAAGAGATTGATGACACGGTGGGAATAATGAGAGATAATATCAACAAGGTTGCTGAACGTGGTGAAAGGCTAACATCCATTGAGGACAAAGCTGATAACTTGGCTATCTCCGCACAAGGATTCAAGAGAGGCGCCAACAGGGTCAGAAAGCAAATGTGGTGGAAAGATCTAAAAATGAGAATGTGTTTATTCTTagttgttattattttactAGTGGTAATTATCGTTCCTATCGTCGTCCATTTCAGCTAA
- the PDR10 gene encoding ATP-binding cassette multidrug transporter PDR10 (ATP-binding cassette (ABC) transporter; multidrug transporter involved in the pleiotropic drug resistance network; regulated by Pdr1p and Pdr3p): MLQAPSSSNSGLNQGNAAPDGPPNETQPYEGLDAAAQEEIKELARTLTSQSSLLSQEKRITGTGDPNTLTAASSSSLSRSIFASDIKGVNPILLDVNDPDYDETLDPRSENFSSVRWVRNMAQICENDSDFYKPFSLGCAWKDLSASGDSADITYQGTFGNMPIKYLKMSWRCISRRLFHRTHGKSEDNDSGFQILKPMDGCINPGELLVVLGRPGAGCTTLLKSISVNTHGFKISPDTIITYNGFSNKEIKNHYRGEVVYNAESDIHIPHLTVFQTLYTVARLKTPRNRIKGVDRDTFAKHMTEVAMATYGLSHTADTKVGNDFVRGVSGGERKRVSIAEVSICGSKFQCWDNATRGLDSATALEFIKALKTQATITKSAATVAIYQCSKDAYDLFDKVCVLYDGYQIFFGPSKQAKKYFQRMGYVCPERQTTADYLTSITSPSERIKDKDMVKHGIMIPQTAYEMNQYWIQSEEYKQLQVQVNKHLDTDSSQQREQIKNAHIAKQSKRARPSSPYTVSFFLQVKYILIRDIWRIKNDPSIQLFTVLSHAAMALILGSMFYEVMLSTTTTTFYYRGAAIFFAILFNAFSSLLEIFSLYETRPITEKHKTYSLYRPSADAFASTFSDVPTKLATAVTFNIPYYFLINLKRDAGAFFFYFLINIITVFAMSHLFRCIGSVSKTLPQAMVPASVLLLAFAMYTGFAIPRVQMLGWSKWISYINPLSYLFESLMINEFHGRNFPCAQYIPSGPNYVNATGDEVTCSALGSIPGNNYVSGDDFIQTNYGYRHKNKWRSVGIGLAYIIFFLFLYLFFCEYNEGAKQNGEMLVFPHSVVKKMKKKGIVSEKKKKNQPTLSTSDAEKDVEMNNNSSATDSRFLRDSDAAIMGNDKTVAKEHYSSPSSSASQSNSFSKSDDIELSKSQAIFHWKNLCYDIPIKNGKRRILDNVDGWVKPGTLTALIGASGAGKTTLLDCLAERTTMGLITGDVFVDGRPRDQSFPRSIGYCQQQDLHLKTATVRESLRFSAYLRQADDVSIEEKDKYVEEVIEVLEMKLYADAIVGVPGEGLNVEQRKRLTIGVELAAKPKLLVFLDEPTSGLDSQTAWSTCQLMKKLASRGQAILCTIHQPSALLMQEFDRLLFLQEGGQTVYFGELGKGCKTMINYFEAHGAHKCPPDANPAEWMLEIVGAAPGTHASQDYFAIWRDSEEYREMQKELDWMERELPKRTEGSSNEEQKEFATSTLYQIKLVSYRLFHQYWRTPFYLWSKFFSTIVSELFIGFTFFKANTSLQGLQNQMLAIFMFTVVFNPILQQYLPLFVQQRELYEARERPSRTFSWKAFIVSQILVEIPWNLLAGTIAFFVYYYPVGFYRNASYANQLHERGALFWLFACAFYVYISSMGVLVISCIEIAENAANLASLFFIMSLSFCGVLATPNILPRFWIFMYRVSPLTYLIDALLSVGLANASVVCSSNELLKIVPPSGMTCSEYMEPYMQSTGTGYLLDGSSETECHFCQFSSTNDYLATVSSSYSRRWMNYGIFSAYIVFDYCAAIFLYWLVRVPKKSKKLKK, translated from the coding sequence ATGTTGCAAGCGCCCTCAAGTTCAAACTCGGGTTTGAATCAAGGAAATGCTGCGCCGGACGGCCCACCTAACGAAACACAGCCGTACGAAGGCCTCGACGCGGCAGctcaagaagaaataaaagaattggCAAGAACGCTGACGAGCCAATCTTCCCTTTTATCGCAAGAAAAGCGTATTACCGGCACTGGCGACCCGAATACACTAACTGCtgcttcttcatcgtcattgAGCCGGTCAATTTTCGCTAGTGATATCAAGGGAGTTAACCCAATCCTTTTGGACGTCAATGATCCAGACTACGATGAGACATTGGATCCTCGATCAGAAAATTTCTCGAGTGTCAGATGGGTACGAAATATGGCACAAATATGCGAGAATGATTCGGATTTCTATAAACCGTTTTCATTAGGTTGCGCCTGGAAAGATTTGAGTGCCTCCGGTGATTCTGCCGATATAACATATCAGGGAACATTTGGTAATATGCCCATCAAATACTTGAAAATGAGTTGGAGGTGCATATCCCGACGTCTTTTCCACCGGACACATGGCAAGAGTGAAGATAATGACTCCGGtttccaaattttgaagcCGATGGACGGATGCATCAATCCGGGGGAACTACTTGTTGTGCTTGGACGACCCGGTGCAGGATGTACTACGCTGCTGAAATCTATATCTGTAAATACACACGGATTCAAGATTTCTCCGGACACAATCATCACGTACAATGGATTCTCCAACAAAGAGATCAAAAACCATTACCGTGGTGAAGTGGTCTACAATGCAGAATCAGACATTCACATCCCGCACTTGACAGTATTCCAAACTTTATACACAGTGGCAAGACTGAAGACACCAAGGAACCGAATCAAGGGTGTCGATAGGGACACATTTGCCAAACACATGACTGAAGTGGCAATGGCAACTTACGGACTGAGCCACACTGCAGATACAAAAGTGGGTAATGATTTTGTTCGTGGTGTATCCGGGggagaaaggaaaagagtTTCCATTGCTGAAGTGTCTATATGTGGCTCGAAGTTTCAGTGCTGGGATAATGCCACGAGGGGCTTAGATTCTGCTACCGCGCTGGAGTTCATCAAGGCCTTGAAAACGCAAGCCACTATCACAAAGTCTGCAGCCACTGTGGCCATTTACCAATGTTCTAAAGATGCCTATGATTTGTTCGATAAAGTCTGTGTTCTTTACGATGGTTACCAAATCTTCTTTGGCCCAAGTAAGCAGGCCAAAAAGTACTTTCAAAGAATGGGATATGTGTGTCCCGAAAGGCAGACCACAGCAGATTATTTGACCTCTATTACTAGTCCTTCTGAAAGAATTAAGGACAAAGACATGGTCAAACATGGAATTATGATCCCACAAACGGCCTATGAAATGAACCAGTACTGGATTCAATCAGAGGAATACAAACAATTACAGGTGCAGGTGAACAAACATTTAGATACAGACTCTTCCCAGCAAAGagaacaaataaaaaatgcaCATATTGCCAAACAATCTAAGAGAGCACGGCCCTCCTCTCCTTATACagtaagtttctttttgcaaGTTAAGTATATTCTAATCAGGGATATATGGAGGATTAAGAATGACCCAAGTATTCAACTTTTCACGGTTTTGAGTCATGCAGCAATGGCTCTTATCTTGGGATCAATGTTTTATGAAGTCATGCTTTCCACTACCACAACAACCTTTTATTACCGAGGCGCggctattttttttgctattCTGTTCAATGCGTTCTCATCACTTTTAGAGATCTTTTCACTCTATGAGACGAGGCCCATTACCGAAAAGCACAAGACTTACTCGTTATATCGCCCAAGTGCTGATGCCTTCGCCTCTACATTTTCTGATGTTCCAACAAAATTAGCCACGGCAGTAACTTTCAACATAccatattattttttaatcaATCTAAAAAGAGATGCCGgtgcttttttcttttactttttaatAAACATTATAACAGTTTTTGCTATGTCGCATTTGTTCAGATGCATTGGCTCAGTGTCGAAAACTTTACCTCAGGCAATGGTTCCCGCATCTGTTCTTCTGTTAGCTTTTGCAATGTACACTGGGTTTGCCATCCCAAGAGTCCAAATGCTTGGCTGGTCAAAATGGATTTCTTATATCAACCCATTGTCTTACCTTTTTGAATCGCTAATGATTAACGAATTTCATGGTAGAAATTTCCCATGTGCTCAGTATATACCTAGTGGGCCAAATTATGTCAACGCAACAGGTGACGAAGTCACCTGCTCCGCCCTCGGTTCTATCCCAGGAAATAATTATGTAAGTGGTGATGATTTCATTCAAACGAACTACGGCTATCGACATAAGAACAAATGGCGGTCTGTTGGTATTGGTTTAGCatacattatttttttcttatttctgtatttattcttttgtGAATACAATGAAGGAGCAAAGCAAAATGGTGAGATGTTAGTATTTCCCCATAGTGTGGTtaaaaagatgaagaagaagggtATTGTCTctgagaagaaaaagaaaaaccaaCCAACGTTGTCAACATCTGATGCTGAGAAAGATGTAGAGATGAACAACAATTCAAGTGCGACTGATTCAAGATTTTTACGCGATTCTGATGCAGCTATAATGGGTAACGATAAAACTGTCGCCAAGGAGCATTATTCATCtccttcatcttctgcGTCTCAAAGCAATAGTTTTAGTAAAAGTGATGACATTGAATTGTCCAAATCACAAGCGATTTTTCATTGGAAAAACTTATGCTACGATATCCCGATTAAGAATGGGAAGAGGAGAATTTTGGATAATGTTGATGGTTGGGTCAAGCCTGGTACACTAACTGCCTTGATTGGCGCATCTGGTGCAGGAAAAACAACGTTATTAGATTGTCTTGCCGAGAGAACCACGATGGGTTTAATCACTGGTGATGTATTCGTAGATGGTAGACCGCGGGACCAGTCTTTCCCCAGATCAATTGGTTATTGTCAGCAGCAGGATTTGCATTTGAAAACCGCAACTGTGAGAGAGTCATTAAGGTTTTCCGCGTACCTGCGTCAAGCCGATGATGTATCCATCGAGGAGAAAGATAAATACGTTGAAGAAGTCATTGAGGTATTGGAGATGAAACTTTATGCTGATGCCATAGTAGGCGTTCCTGGTGAAGGTTTAAATGtggaacaaagaaaaaggttaaCCATAGGTGTGGAGTTAGCTGCCAAACCAAAACTGTTGGTATTTTTAGATGAGCCCACGTCTGGGCTTGATTCCCAAACTGCATGGTCAACTTGTcaattaatgaagaaattggcTAGTCGCGGACAAGCAATTTTATGTACCATTCATCAACCTTCTGCTCTCTTAATGCAAGAGTTTGATAGGTTACTATTTTTGCAAGAGGGCGGACAAACTGTATATTTTGGAGAGCTAGGGAAAGGTTGCAAAACAATGATTAACTATTTCGAAGCTCATGGTGCCCATAAATGCCCACCAGATGCCAATCCAGCCGAATGGATGTTAGAAATAGTAGGTGCTGCACCAGGAACTCACGCTAGTCAAGATTATTTTGCCATTTGGAGAGATTCTGAAGAATATAGGGAAATGCAGAAAGAGTTGGACTGGATGGAACGAGAATTGCCTAAACGGACGGAAGGTTCGTCAAATGAGGAGCAGAAGGAGTTCGCTACGTCAACTTTGTACCAGATCAAATTGGTGAGTTATCGATTATTCCATCAATATTGGAGAACACCATTTTACTTATggtcaaaatttttttcaacaattgTGTCTGAACTCTTCATAGGcttcacttttttcaaggCGAATACATCATTACAGGGCCTACAGAATCAAATGCTGGccatttttatgtttacaGTGGTATTCAACCCAATATTGCAACAATATTTACCACTTTTCGTTCAGCAGAGGGAACTTTATGAAGCTAGAGAAAGGCCATCAAGAACCTTTTCGTGGAAAGCATTTATTGTATCGCAGATTCTCGTGGAAATCCCTTGGAATTTACTGGCCGGTACTATAGCTTTTTTCGTCTATTATTATCCTGTTGGATTTTACAGAAATGCTTCTTATGCAAATCAACTTCATGAACGAGGAGCTTTATTTTGGTTATTTGCGTGCGCGTTTTACGTCTACATCAGTTCAATGGGGGTATTAGTGATTTCATGCATTGAAATTGCAGAAAATGCTGCGAATCTCGCttcacttttctttataatGTCATTATCTTTCTGCGGTGTTCTGGCTACGCCAAATATTCTACCAAGATTCTGGATTTTTATGTATAGAGTATCGCCACTGACATACCTCATTGATGCTCTGCTATCGGTAGGACTGGCCAATGCTAGTGTCGTTTGTTCCAGCAACgaacttttaaaaattgttcCTCCAAGCGGTATGACATGCTCGGAATATATGGAACCTTATATGCAATCCACCGGGACGGGTTATCTGCTCGATGGGAGTTCCGAAACTGAATGTCACTTTTGTCAATTCAGTTCTACCAATGATTATCTGGCGACTGTGAGTTCTTCGTATTCACGTAGATGGATGAACTATGGCATTTTTAGTGCATATATTGTCTTTGACTATTGTGCagcaatatttttatactGGCTGGTGCGGGTtccaaagaaaagcaaaaaattaaagaaataa
- the SCD5 gene encoding Scd5p (Protein required for normal actin organization and endocytosis; targeting subunit for protein phosphatase type 1; undergoes Crm1p-dependent nuclear-cytoplasmic shuttling; multicopy suppressor of clathrin deficiency) yields the protein MSFDWLNVPGLDLSSGDQAEKRPSNGLGPPSVSFDFGINTAAPHDSSFWDQGSRSHSDTTLSYRNNHSNTAADNATNVSSPQKDNPPNGEVRTLSGGDVYAESPEDMQVPLSLSQNQLTHEEIRTYLRWYHYICLRTHGKLVRLNDVFRFLTNFNLSQKVKDRIVEIFRSCKNALNIGQFFAVLRLVSRAIIYGILPLRRMILEKAPVPKPRPILSSENHEEVYEEVEDDDSSAKTGDQKVDFDSFASLLLTGKTTRKRVRRRIKNLNFKSKKVRFSEHITFQDPPNLNQESSNNSEARKQDPDAEDEDQDSNNDSPLDFTLPMDQLLKRLYKRRKNSGLVSSLPSEQQETEEEKKVLEDMKDSLSHFKQIQTVDSASLPISSVFLQNGNTLPTSNVNNTTVPQQLPLEPLKPTATGSANHLVREEYNQGLHPSNGAIQTGLQPLKPTATGSANYLMRSHMEQPQSIKPSSTPETVTNSGGLQPLKPTATGSANYLMKQHISPSVNNPVSSMFQAQFTNQSSSPQSTGPAFLNSPNITLPQSNQQQPYQEVNPTQAKIEPSNISPQHTYSNNVRINNGNIVSMPKVEITGAFPPQNTLPQHQQSHLLSPQNTIPQHQRSQLISPQNTFTQNQPILSPQHTYSNNQATMISPQNTYTNNQQQPQHLPPPPPPRAQQQQQGAIVPPQHMYSNVQKQNNLVPTQPSYTNSPSIQSPNFLSPQNAANSYFQSLLSSSPSPNPTPSNASTVNGNNASNGISSFQNTSAAMNNTQSHQTYIQQQQQQQTQQRIYGGQLSQMQQHPGQLHLNNSDIHSQPNKPNYGMLGQQVHQQQQQQQQQFPFTADVNRSNSSDILGNLQSLQQQVDALQIQYNRRP from the coding sequence ATGTCGTTTGATTGGCTTAATGTTCCGGGATTGGACTTAAGCAGCGGGGACCAAGCAGAAAAGAGGCCATCGAATGGATTAGGACCACCCAGTGtgtcttttgattttggtATAAATACTGCTGCTCCACATGATTCCAGCTTTTGGGATCAGGGATCAAGAAGTCACAGTGATACAACTTTGTCTTACAGAAATAATCACTCAAATACAGCAGCTGATAATGCCACTAACGTGAGCTCTCCTCAAAAGGATAATCCACCTAATGGGGAGGTACGAACACTTTCTGGAGGCGATGTGTACGCGGAGTCACCAGAAGACATGCAAGTCCCATTGTCTTTATCACAAAACCAACTTACCCATGAAGAAATAAGGACATATCTAAGATGGTACCACTATATATGTTTGAGAACCCATGGAAAACTAGTAAGATTGAACGACGTGTTTAGGTTCTTGACCAATTTTAATTTATCacaaaaagtaaaagatAGAATTGTGGAAATTTTCCGTAGCTGTAAAAATGCGTTAAATATTGGTCAATTTTTCGCTGTTTTAAGATTAGTTTCTAGAGCTATTATATATGGCATCTTACCTCTAAGACGCATGATCTTGGAAAAGGCACCTGTTCCCAAACCACGTCCTATCCTAAGTAGTGAGAATCACGAAGAGGTGTACGAGGAGGTGGAAGACGATGATAGTTCTGCCAAAACTGGTGATCAAAAGGTCGATTTTGACTCATTTGCTTCATTGCTGTTGACTGGTAAGACAACGAGAAAAAGAGTCAGGAGaagaatcaaaaatttgaattttaagAGTAAGAAGGTTAGGTTTTCAGAGCATATAACATTTCAAGACCCTCCAAACCTCAATCAAGAATCATCTAATAATAGTGAAGCAAGAAAGCAAGATCCTGAtgcagaagatgaagatcAGGATTCTAATAATGACAGTCCTTTGGATTTCACATTGCCCATGGATCAATTATTAAAGAGGCTATATAAGCGGAGAAAAAACAGCGGATTAGTTTCGAGTTTGCCCAGCGAACAACAAGAAACTGAGGAGGAGAAGAAAGTTTTGGAGGATATGAAGGATTCCTTGTCCCATTTCAAACAAATACAGACTGTTGATTCTGCCTCATTGCCAATTTCATCGGTATTTTTACAGAATGGCAATACTCTACCAACTAGCAATGTGAATAACACCACTGTTCCACAGCAACTTCCGTTAGAACCTTTGAAGCCAACCGCCACAGGTTCAGCTAATCACCTGGTGCGAGAAGAATATAATCAGGGGTTGCATCCAAGCAACGGTGCCATCCAAACAGGTTTACAACCTTTAAAACCAACAGCAACGGGCTCTGCAAATTATTTGATGCGAAGTCATATGGAACAACCTCAGTCTATCAAACCTTCGAGTACACCAGAAACAGTTACAAACTCTGGGGGACTTCAACCTTTGAAACCTACCGCCACAGGTTCTGCAAATTACTTGATGAAACAGCATATCTCACCTTCAGTTAATAACCCAGTATCTTCGATGTTTCAGGCGCAATTTACGAACCAATCTTCATCTCCACAAAGTACAGGACCAGCATTTCTGAATTCTCCGAACATTACTCTTCCTCAAAGCAATCAACAGCAACCTTACCAAGAGGTTAATCCGACTCAAGCGAAAATTGAACCATCTAACATATCGCCTCAACACACCTACTCTAACAATGTTCGGATTAATAATGGTAACATCGTATCCATGCCGAAAGTAGAAATAACTGGTGCATTCCCCCCTCAAAACACTCTTCCTCAACATCAGCAATCGCATTTGCTTTCTCCTCAAAATACGATCCCGCAGCACCAACGGTCGCAATTGATATCTCCACAAAATACCTTCACTCAAAATCAGCCCATTCTTTCTCCGCAACATACTTATTCCAATAATCAAGCAACAATGATATCCCCCCAGAATACGTATACTAATAATCAACAGCAGCCCCAACATCTTCCACCTCCTCCACCTCCACGCGctcagcagcagcaacaagGGGCCATTGTGCCACCTCAACATATGTACTCTAACGTGCAAAAGCAGAATAATTTGGTGCCGACCCAACCCTCCTATACAAATTCACCAAGCATACAAtctccaaattttttgtcaCCTCAGAATGCTGCTAATAGTTACTTTCAATCTttactttcttcttcaccatcTCCAAATCCTACGCCATCAAATGCGTCTACTGTTAATGGCAATAACGCCAGTAATGGCATAAGTTCATTCCAAAATACTAGTGCGGCAATGAACAATACTCAATCTCATCAGACGTATAttcagcagcaacaacaacaacaaacTCAACAACGAATATATGGTGGCCAACTTTCTCAAATGCAACAACATCCGGGGCAACTTCACTTAAACAACAGTGATATACATAGCCAACCTAACAAGCCTAATTACGGAATGCTAGGGCAGCAAGTTCatcaacagcaacagcaacagcagcagcaattTCCATTCACTGCAGATGTTAATAGATCCAATTCAAGCGATATTTTGGGTAACTTGCAGTCATTGCAGCAGCAAGTCGATGCTTTACAAATCCAATATAATAGGAGACCATAG